One part of the Verrucomicrobiia bacterium genome encodes these proteins:
- a CDS encoding sigma-54 dependent transcriptional regulator, with the protein MKTQSADGEKPTLLIVDDEKTTREGLRAALEERYDVYVAEDAQAAMELLEREHFAVLLTDFRLPNEDGMKLIARAKSLSKPPICILMTAYGSEELAVEAMKHGADDYIAKGRLQIEELEMRIARALRQQNLEVENVTLRKQLESKFGMENIIGESTPMKEVFEIVQQVAPARTTVLLLGESGTGKELVARAIHQLSPRNRQPLVTVHCAALSSTLLESELFGHEKGAFTGAHERRVGRFEQAQGGTLFLDEIGEIDATIQIKLLRFLGERTFERVGSNKTLTADVRLIAATNKNLEEMVRNGTFREDLYYRLRVMEIWLPPLRERAGDIPLLAQTFLREFAREQGKQINDFTAEALEALIHYNWPGNVRELRTAMEHAVVLCRGDRITMRDLPPSTRAGGGAASSVSPQRVLTQSDITVKEAEKQLIVRALKESNGNRTQAATKIGMSRRTLHRKLHSYHLEGY; encoded by the coding sequence ATGAAAACCCAATCTGCCGATGGCGAGAAGCCGACGTTGTTGATCGTGGATGATGAAAAGACCACGCGTGAAGGGTTGCGCGCGGCATTGGAGGAACGCTACGACGTCTATGTGGCCGAAGACGCGCAAGCGGCGATGGAACTGCTCGAGCGCGAACATTTCGCGGTGTTGCTCACGGATTTTCGCCTGCCGAACGAGGACGGGATGAAATTGATCGCGCGCGCCAAATCACTTTCCAAACCGCCCATTTGCATTTTGATGACCGCTTATGGCTCGGAGGAACTCGCGGTCGAAGCGATGAAACACGGCGCGGACGATTACATCGCCAAGGGCCGTTTGCAGATTGAGGAATTGGAAATGCGCATCGCCCGCGCGTTGCGCCAGCAAAATCTCGAGGTCGAAAACGTCACGCTGCGCAAGCAACTCGAAAGCAAGTTCGGCATGGAAAATATCATCGGCGAATCCACGCCGATGAAGGAAGTTTTCGAGATCGTGCAACAGGTCGCCCCAGCACGGACGACCGTTCTTTTGCTGGGCGAAAGCGGCACGGGCAAGGAATTGGTCGCGCGCGCGATCCATCAGTTAAGCCCGCGCAATCGGCAGCCGCTCGTCACGGTGCATTGCGCCGCGCTGTCCTCCACGCTGCTTGAGAGCGAATTATTCGGGCACGAAAAAGGCGCGTTCACCGGCGCGCATGAGCGGCGCGTGGGACGATTCGAGCAGGCGCAGGGCGGCACGCTTTTTCTCGATGAGATCGGCGAAATTGACGCAACGATTCAAATCAAGTTGCTGCGCTTCCTGGGCGAACGTACCTTTGAACGCGTGGGCTCCAACAAAACCCTGACCGCCGACGTGCGCCTGATCGCAGCGACGAATAAAAACCTGGAGGAGATGGTCCGCAACGGGACGTTTCGCGAAGATCTTTATTACCGTTTGCGCGTGATGGAAATCTGGCTGCCGCCGTTGCGCGAACGCGCGGGGGACATTCCGTTGCTTGCGCAAACTTTCCTGCGCGAGTTCGCCCGCGAGCAAGGAAAGCAGATCAATGATTTCACCGCCGAGGCGCTTGAAGCCCTCATCCATTACAACTGGCCGGGCAATGTCCGCGAATTGCGCACCGCGATGGAGCATGCGGTGGTCTTGTGCCGCGGCGATCGCATCACGATGCGGGACTTGCCGCCATCCACGCGCGCGGGCGGGGGCGCTGCATCCAGCGTTTCTCCACAACGCGTATTGACACAGAGCGATATAACCGTCAAAGAAGCGGAGAAACAATTGATTGTGCGAGCATTAAAAGAAAGCAACGGAAACCGAACCCAGGCGGCGACAAAAATCGGCATGAGCCGCCGCACCCTCCATCGCAAGCTGCATAGCTACCATTTGGAGGGTTATTAA